The Planctomycetia bacterium region CCAATGTTCTGGCAGGGTGACCCGATAGCAGGTGCGTATCAAGCAAGCGATAGTCTGGAGAATACCAGCCAGTTGGAAGGCGGGTATGTAATCGTATGGAAGCCAATCCAGGTCGAGAACTCGCCAGCCTGTAAGTATTGGATTCCAATCCTGTTCCAACAATGCCAGCTATAATGTTCTCATCATTATCCTTCAGTTCAACCAACCAGGAGTCCCATGCGTTCTTTTTCAATGATGCTGGTCGTCATAGCCTTCCCCATCGTGTTGAATGCCGACGATGCGGTGCAGAAAGAACTCAAGGCACTGCAGGGAACCTGGAAAGCTGTCGGCCTGGAAGCAAACGGCAATCCCTTTCCCAAAAATGCTGTTCCTTCGTTTACCTATACGGTCAGTGCTGATGGCAAGGCAACTGGCAAAATGGGCAATAGCGAATACACCGCCACCATGACGGTCGATCCCTCCAAGAACCCCAGAACAATGGAAAACCAGCACCAAAGTGGACCCAACAAAGGCAAAACACAATACGCCATCTACAAACTGGAAGGCGACAAGTGGACCGTCTGCATCACCGCCCCCGGGGCGGCTGAAAGCAATCGGCCTAAGGATTTCAACACTAAAAATTCTACCAACGTAGTCTTCATCTTCGAAAAAGTAAAAGAAAACAAGTAGTCGCGATACATATGAATCCATCTGGGTCGGGCGCCACGGTTGGCGTGTGCGCACGCTAACCGTGCCAATCCCCTGCGTAGTTCATTTTGCGAACTAATTGTGTAGTACAGTTCAACAAATAGAGAGTACCGACAGATGGAAATTCCAGGTGATCGTCATGAGTGATGGCCAAATCGATGCACTGTGCAAGGCGGCAGAACGCGGCAATGTTGGAATCATCAGAAAATTGCTGACCGACGGAGCAGCGGTCAACGGCAAAGATAAGATCGGCATGACACCCTTGATGCATGCGGCAGAAAAGGGCCATGTTGAGGCAGTCCAAGTGCTGCTGGCTGCGGGTGCCGATCCTGGTATTAAACTCATGGGTGATACCATCCTTCGGTTAATCAAGGATCACATTGCCATTGCCAAAATGGATGACAACACGGCTAAACTGATACCGAAACTGAAGGAAATTGAAACGCTTCTGAAGAATGCTCCCGCAGTTCCACAAGCCAAACCTGCAGAAAAAACAGAAAAAGCACCCGGCAGGCCCCAGCAGTCTGCAGCCAATGCATCTTCGCAGGCTGATGTTGCCTTGAATGCAAAGGCCAAAGCACTTCGAAAAGCAGCAACCAGGGGTGACGCAGAAAAGGTTCGTCAAGCACTGAAAGATGGTGCGCCTCTGGAAACACTCAACGAGAACAAGTGGACGCCCATCATGCTCGCCGCACAAGGCGGGCATGCTGAGGTGTTCCGAATCCTGGTCGATGCCGGTGCCAACCTGCAGCATCGTGGCTTGAGCGACACCGATTTGATTGGTTGCGCTGCGGAAGGTGGCAATGTCGAGATTCTGCAATTTCTCCTGAAAACGGGCCATCCCGTCGAAGGCTACTGGAACCCACGCAGCCGCGAAGAGAAGCGAATGGGCAACTTCACTCCCCTCATGAACGCAGCGCTCAATGGCCACCTTGATGCAGTTCGAGTACTGCTCGCCGCCGGTGCGGATCGTGATGCAAAATTCGATGGCGAAACCACGCTGAAGCTAGTGCAGCAGAACATCAAGTTTCCGCATGGTGAAAAAGAAGTCGCCCTGGTCCCACGCTTGAAAGCCATTGCTGAACTGCTACAGGGCAGGGCAGCCAGCAGCAAATCAGAAGAAGATGATTTCGTTCGTGAAGTGGAAGCCTTTACAACCAATGCAGCAAGGCCAGAATACTCCCACTTGCTTCAACTACTTACCTCTGAATGCGGCAATGGGAAACCCTGGCAGCCGGTGGCTGATCATGGCCTGGCAGCAGCGAAAGTGTTATCGTTCACGCTGAAACATTGCAAAAACGGACAGCAACTGGAATCGCTGCAGAAAGCAGCGCGCGAAGCTGGGTGCCATCTGGTATTGGCCGAACCATGGGTGCCTGGTGAATCTGCGAAATGGACCCTCTTCCCTACCAGTAATCCATACGCAGTCGTTGCTGCGTGCGGCACAGAAGGCGCAAACTACTCGGTAAACACTCAGGACA contains the following coding sequences:
- a CDS encoding TIGR03067 domain-containing protein yields the protein MRSFSMMLVVIAFPIVLNADDAVQKELKALQGTWKAVGLEANGNPFPKNAVPSFTYTVSADGKATGKMGNSEYTATMTVDPSKNPRTMENQHQSGPNKGKTQYAIYKLEGDKWTVCITAPGAAESNRPKDFNTKNSTNVVFIFEKVKENK
- a CDS encoding ankyrin repeat domain-containing protein is translated as MSDGQIDALCKAAERGNVGIIRKLLTDGAAVNGKDKIGMTPLMHAAEKGHVEAVQVLLAAGADPGIKLMGDTILRLIKDHIAIAKMDDNTAKLIPKLKEIETLLKNAPAVPQAKPAEKTEKAPGRPQQSAANASSQADVALNAKAKALRKAATRGDAEKVRQALKDGAPLETLNENKWTPIMLAAQGGHAEVFRILVDAGANLQHRGLSDTDLIGCAAEGGNVEILQFLLKTGHPVEGYWNPRSREEKRMGNFTPLMNAALNGHLDAVRVLLAAGADRDAKFDGETTLKLVQQNIKFPHGEKEVALVPRLKAIAELLQGRAASSKSEEDDFVREVEAFTTNAARPEYSHLLQLLTSECGNGKPWQPVADHGLAAAKVLSFTLKHCKNGQQLESLQKAAREAGCHLVLAEPWVPGESAKWTLFPTSNPYAVVAACGTEGANYSVNTQDIIAWLRQVEMQNPFDLTLCNHESVGCHFHGQVKSASKLANSMVEICPSVLDEIDDAATLANCIKKERSIYLRWD